A single Streptomyces sp. Edi2 DNA region contains:
- the ureG gene encoding urease accessory protein UreG: MHLDHQDTFPERHTYSAAVPVRPDGTRRALRIGLGGPVGTGKTATVAALCRALRNELSIAVVTNDIYTREDAEFLLREAVLPAERISAVETGACPHTAIRDDISANLEAVEDLEEAAGPLDLVLVESGGDNLTATFSKGLVDAQIFVIDVAGGDDIPRKGGPGVTTADLLVINKTDLAPYVGVDLEGMARDAKAQRGELPVAFTALKSENGVRPVAEWVRGRLADWTASPA; encoded by the coding sequence ATGCACCTCGACCACCAGGACACCTTCCCCGAGCGGCACACCTACAGCGCCGCCGTCCCGGTACGCCCCGACGGCACCCGCCGCGCCCTGCGCATCGGTCTCGGCGGCCCGGTCGGCACCGGCAAGACCGCAACCGTCGCCGCACTGTGCCGCGCCCTGCGCAACGAGCTGTCCATCGCCGTCGTCACCAACGACATCTACACCCGCGAGGACGCCGAATTCCTGCTCCGCGAGGCCGTCCTGCCCGCCGAGCGGATCTCCGCCGTCGAGACCGGCGCCTGCCCGCACACCGCCATCCGCGACGACATCTCCGCCAACCTCGAAGCCGTCGAGGACCTGGAGGAGGCGGCCGGCCCGCTCGATCTCGTCCTGGTCGAATCCGGCGGTGACAACCTCACCGCCACCTTCTCCAAGGGCCTGGTCGACGCCCAGATCTTTGTGATCGACGTGGCCGGCGGCGATGACATCCCGCGCAAGGGCGGCCCCGGCGTCACCACCGCCGACCTGCTCGTCATCAACAAGACCGATCTCGCGCCCTACGTCGGCGTGGACCTGGAGGGCATGGCCCGCGACGCCAAGGCGCAGCGCGGCGAGCTGCCCGTCGCCTTCACCGCACTGAAGTCGGAGAACGGCGTCCGGCCGGTCGCGGAGTGGGTCCGCGGGCGGCTGGCCGACTGGACCGCGAGCCCGGCATGA
- a CDS encoding urease accessory protein UreD, whose protein sequence is MTLALPTPETGRAAAGLCATARIVARADGQGITRLPVLDGDGPFALRRIRGHGNQARVCVVGAMSAPLGGDRLGIEATAEPGSALHLTAAAATVALPGRTGEHARYDVWLTVGEGARLDWLPEPLISAAGSDLRMTTTVDLAPTARLVLREEQVLGRSGERTGALRSRLTVRRAGRTLLDQETAYGPGVPGWDTSAVLDGHRALGQLLIVGPEFEERPAEVRLLGGAAGERPGDGEGQGVLAPLAGPGALATAVAPDALRLRRLLDEAAGSAAVGSAAAG, encoded by the coding sequence ATGACCCTCGCACTCCCCACGCCGGAGACGGGCCGCGCCGCCGCCGGGCTGTGTGCCACCGCCCGTATCGTCGCGCGGGCCGACGGGCAGGGGATCACCCGGCTGCCCGTCCTCGACGGCGACGGCCCGTTCGCGCTGCGCCGCATCCGCGGGCACGGCAACCAGGCCCGGGTCTGCGTCGTGGGCGCCATGAGTGCCCCGCTCGGCGGTGACCGGCTGGGCATCGAAGCCACCGCCGAGCCGGGCAGCGCCCTGCACCTCACGGCTGCCGCCGCGACCGTCGCGCTGCCCGGCCGTACGGGCGAGCACGCCCGCTACGACGTGTGGTTGACGGTGGGCGAGGGCGCACGGCTCGACTGGCTGCCCGAACCGCTGATCTCGGCGGCGGGCAGCGACCTGCGGATGACCACCACCGTCGATCTGGCCCCCACCGCACGCCTGGTACTCCGTGAGGAACAGGTGCTGGGACGCAGCGGGGAACGGACCGGCGCCCTGCGCAGCCGGCTCACCGTCCGCCGGGCCGGCCGGACCCTGCTCGACCAGGAGACGGCGTACGGGCCCGGCGTCCCCGGCTGGGACACCTCGGCGGTCCTGGACGGGCACCGCGCGCTCGGCCAACTCCTCATCGTCGGGCCGGAGTTCGAGGAGCGACCGGCCGAGGTGCGGCTGCTCGGCGGCGCGGCGGGCGAGCGGCCCGGCGACGGCGAGGGGCAGGGCGTGCTGGCACCGCTTGCGGGCCCCGGGGCCCTGGCCACGGCCGTGGCCCCGGACGCGCTGCGGCTGCGGCGCCTGCTGGACGAGGCCGCCGGGAGCGCGGCCGTGGGGAGCGCGGCCGCCGGGTGA